In one window of Rhodoglobus vestalii DNA:
- a CDS encoding DUF1003 domain-containing protein produces the protein MASAKRSARSQRNELRLDTPKGLRSGFGMFQRRDRMGRYSEAFARGMGTPWFLVGLSAFVGVWLIYNTSAPFDAQFDPRATNFTLLTLILSLQASYAAPMILLAQNRQDDRDRVQIEQDRQRAERNLNDTEYLAREVVALRLAMTDLASKDFIRAELRALLEELEKDDQADDENVASS, from the coding sequence GTGGCATCAGCTAAAAGATCAGCACGATCACAGCGAAACGAGTTGCGGCTCGACACTCCCAAGGGTCTTCGCAGCGGTTTCGGCATGTTTCAGCGCCGCGATCGCATGGGCCGCTACTCAGAAGCGTTCGCTCGAGGCATGGGGACCCCGTGGTTTCTGGTCGGACTATCCGCCTTTGTTGGGGTGTGGTTGATTTACAACACCAGCGCACCGTTCGACGCCCAGTTTGACCCACGTGCCACCAACTTCACGTTGCTGACCCTAATTCTGTCACTGCAGGCGTCCTACGCAGCTCCCATGATCCTGCTCGCCCAAAACCGTCAAGATGACCGAGACCGCGTTCAGATCGAACAGGACCGCCAGCGCGCCGAGCGTAACCTCAATGACACCGAATATCTGGCCCGCGAGGTGGTTGCGTTGCGTTTGGCGATGACCGATCTGGCCAGCAAAGACTTTATTCGCGCCGAGCTTCGTGCCCTGCTCGAAGAGCTGGAAAAAGATGACCAGGCTGACGACGAGAACGTGGCGTCTTCGTGA
- a CDS encoding P-loop NTPase yields MTADSAIEAAVRRSLSSVIDPEIRRPVTELDMISEVSVDDAGAASVGLTLTIVGCPAATTIERDVREATARVPGITAVTVDVSIMSRAQRDALTEKLRKGRPKTMQFGPDSLTQIVAVTSGKGGVGKSTLTANLAVSLAQSGLRVGVIDADVFGFSIPGLLGLHGTKPTQVGEMILPPIAYDVKVISIGMFVEENTAVSWRGPMLHRTIQQFLTDVFFGDLDVLLLDLPPGTGDVAISLGQLLPHSDVVVVTTPQSAAADVAERSGLVARQTGQRVIGVIENMAGLPQADGSVLELFGSGGGVDAAAKLSTPEEPVSVLASIPLSIALREGGDVGVPVVIAAPADPAAQAIHALAVTLRSHKRSVAGRKLGLSTN; encoded by the coding sequence GTGACCGCTGACAGCGCCATCGAGGCGGCGGTTCGGAGGTCGCTTTCCTCCGTGATCGACCCCGAGATTCGTCGACCGGTGACGGAGCTCGACATGATCTCTGAGGTCTCGGTTGATGATGCCGGTGCGGCATCCGTCGGTCTCACTTTGACGATTGTGGGATGCCCGGCCGCGACAACGATCGAACGCGATGTGCGTGAGGCTACCGCCCGTGTGCCCGGCATCACAGCGGTGACGGTAGACGTGTCGATCATGTCTCGCGCCCAGCGCGATGCTCTCACCGAGAAGCTGCGCAAAGGGCGCCCAAAGACGATGCAGTTTGGGCCCGACTCGTTGACCCAAATTGTGGCCGTGACCAGTGGCAAGGGTGGTGTGGGTAAGTCGACGCTCACCGCAAACCTTGCTGTTTCTCTCGCTCAGAGCGGTTTGCGGGTCGGCGTCATTGATGCCGATGTATTCGGTTTTTCGATCCCGGGGTTGCTGGGTCTTCACGGCACTAAGCCAACCCAGGTGGGCGAGATGATTTTGCCCCCCATTGCCTACGACGTGAAGGTGATCTCGATCGGCATGTTCGTCGAGGAGAACACGGCCGTGTCATGGCGTGGGCCCATGCTGCACCGCACGATTCAGCAGTTCCTTACTGACGTATTCTTTGGTGACCTCGATGTGTTGCTACTCGACCTTCCGCCCGGCACGGGTGACGTAGCGATTTCGCTTGGCCAGTTGCTGCCGCACTCCGACGTCGTGGTCGTCACAACGCCGCAGTCGGCGGCCGCCGACGTTGCTGAGCGCAGCGGACTCGTTGCCCGCCAAACCGGTCAGCGGGTTATTGGTGTCATCGAGAATATGGCGGGGCTCCCCCAGGCCGATGGCAGTGTGCTGGAACTTTTTGGTTCCGGTGGCGGGGTGGATGCCGCAGCTAAACTCTCAACTCCAGAGGAGCCGGTCTCGGTGTTGGCGTCGATCCCGCTCAGTATTGCCCTGCGCGAGGGTGGCGATGTCGGGGTACCCGTGGTGATTGCGGCTCCAGCGGATCCGGCGGCTCAAGCAATCCATGCCCTGGCGGTGACTCTTCGGTCGCACAAGCGCAGCGTTGCTGGCCGCAAGTTGGGGTTGAGCACCAACTAG
- a CDS encoding LysR family transcriptional regulator, which yields MEIRRLELLRELADRGSITAVAKATMRTPSAVSQQLKILEREAGIPLTERVGRGIALTSAGRALAQTAADVATAIEKAEALWNDFRESPRGEVTMTIFPTGGEMLLPGLFHAVNHLPGLILSCNDQDSILENVANLTADYDVVVSDSPHVLPSWTERGLAVVPLMRESLDVALPEDHPLGRKPALTPADLIDETWIGVPSGLPFDRILRRIEAANGAPAKIAQRLTDNSIVEAVVAAGHGIAILPRFTTRDRENGLVTRPLKGVPSSRLISALLRPDRAERPSVRAVVKALVDEAKRFELERTA from the coding sequence ATGGAAATACGGCGGCTCGAGCTACTGCGTGAACTGGCTGATCGCGGCAGCATCACCGCGGTCGCGAAAGCCACCATGCGCACGCCATCAGCAGTTTCGCAACAGCTCAAGATCCTCGAACGTGAGGCTGGCATCCCCCTCACTGAGCGGGTCGGTCGAGGAATCGCCCTCACCTCCGCCGGGCGTGCCCTCGCCCAGACCGCGGCAGACGTAGCAACCGCAATTGAGAAGGCAGAAGCGCTCTGGAATGACTTTCGTGAGTCACCCCGAGGTGAGGTGACGATGACCATATTTCCCACGGGTGGGGAGATGCTGCTGCCCGGACTCTTTCACGCTGTCAACCATTTGCCCGGGCTCATCCTCTCCTGCAACGATCAGGATTCCATCCTTGAGAATGTTGCCAACCTCACCGCCGACTACGACGTCGTTGTGTCCGACTCCCCGCACGTACTCCCGTCGTGGACCGAACGCGGGCTGGCTGTTGTTCCCCTCATGCGGGAGTCACTGGATGTCGCCCTACCCGAAGATCATCCCCTTGGCCGCAAGCCGGCGCTCACTCCCGCAGATCTCATCGATGAAACTTGGATCGGGGTACCCTCGGGACTCCCCTTCGATCGGATCCTTCGACGCATCGAAGCAGCCAACGGTGCACCAGCCAAGATCGCGCAGCGGCTCACAGACAACAGCATTGTCGAGGCGGTGGTCGCCGCCGGCCACGGCATTGCGATTTTGCCACGCTTCACTACCCGAGACCGCGAGAACGGTCTGGTTACGCGACCCCTCAAGGGCGTACCCTCTTCGCGGCTTATTTCCGCGCTGCTGCGCCCCGACCGCGCCGAACGTCCGTCAGTGCGCGCGGTGGTGAAAGCGCTCGTTGATGAGGCCAAACGTTTCGAGCTCGAACGCACGGCCTAG
- a CDS encoding pyridoxal phosphate-dependent decarboxylase family protein, with protein MNFEHDPTDILERLAQLRLADAPTHGGRVLSYVYDSGLAELDELAASAIRAVQPVNGLDPTTFTSVAVMEREVVEFARDLLGGDSDVVGTVTTGGTESCLLAVKTARDVWRGVGSAARSGTPRLLAPVTVHAAFHKAAHYFGLQLDLVPVGADGIVVASDLIARFGDDVALVVVSAPSYPHAAMDPVAEVAAAAAKQSIACHVDACIGGWVLPFWDGVAPWNFAVLGVTSISADLHKFGYAPKGVSVLLQRGRDRQRAQFFATTEWPGYPVVNPTILGSKSAGPLAAAWAIIQALGTRGLAELAQSCARSTRAVRDVIAEIEGLRVVGDPVGPLVAVASDEAVPADRRVDAHHWADQVRAHGFLLQLQPSLAQSDGTVLPATTHLTITPVTESVLDELSAALRLAADEVRGTPAVSAEVVLAALPSEVGAALLAPDAPPLSAQEAAAILTMMGLEKASEGLPARMAPLLALIGALPASLTERLLTELIARLVEPTP; from the coding sequence GTGAATTTCGAACACGACCCCACCGACATCTTGGAACGTCTCGCGCAACTGCGACTTGCGGATGCTCCCACTCATGGTGGACGAGTGCTGTCGTATGTGTACGACTCTGGGCTTGCCGAGCTCGACGAGTTAGCTGCCAGCGCCATTCGTGCGGTGCAGCCGGTGAATGGTCTCGACCCCACGACGTTTACCTCGGTTGCTGTCATGGAGCGTGAAGTGGTCGAGTTTGCGCGCGACCTACTCGGTGGCGATTCGGATGTTGTGGGCACCGTAACCACCGGCGGCACCGAAAGTTGTTTGCTGGCCGTCAAGACGGCGCGCGACGTGTGGCGCGGTGTCGGTTCCGCGGCCCGTTCCGGCACCCCGCGGTTGCTCGCACCGGTGACGGTGCATGCGGCGTTCCATAAGGCTGCCCACTACTTTGGGCTCCAACTTGACCTGGTGCCGGTGGGTGCTGACGGGATCGTTGTCGCGAGTGATCTGATTGCGCGCTTCGGTGATGATGTTGCACTGGTGGTGGTGTCTGCCCCCAGCTATCCGCACGCGGCGATGGACCCGGTGGCCGAGGTTGCTGCCGCTGCGGCCAAGCAGTCCATCGCCTGCCATGTCGATGCGTGTATTGGCGGCTGGGTATTGCCGTTCTGGGATGGTGTCGCGCCGTGGAACTTCGCGGTGCTCGGTGTGACGAGCATCAGCGCCGACCTGCACAAGTTTGGTTATGCACCTAAGGGGGTCTCGGTGCTGTTGCAGCGTGGTCGTGACCGCCAGCGTGCTCAATTTTTTGCCACGACCGAGTGGCCGGGCTATCCGGTCGTGAATCCGACAATTCTGGGCTCGAAATCTGCGGGCCCATTGGCGGCGGCGTGGGCGATCATTCAGGCGCTCGGCACTAGAGGGCTAGCCGAGCTTGCGCAGTCGTGTGCCCGGTCGACACGGGCGGTGCGTGATGTCATCGCCGAGATTGAGGGCTTGCGTGTTGTTGGTGACCCGGTGGGTCCGCTCGTTGCGGTGGCCTCCGATGAGGCGGTGCCGGCTGATCGTCGGGTTGACGCGCACCACTGGGCTGATCAGGTGCGCGCGCATGGTTTTCTTTTGCAACTGCAGCCGAGTTTGGCTCAGAGTGATGGCACCGTACTTCCCGCGACGACCCACCTCACTATTACCCCGGTGACGGAGAGTGTGCTCGACGAGCTGAGTGCGGCCCTGCGCTTGGCCGCTGACGAAGTTCGCGGAACGCCCGCAGTGTCGGCAGAGGTTGTGCTCGCCGCGTTGCCGTCCGAGGTTGGTGCTGCGCTGTTGGCCCCGGATGCTCCTCCGTTGAGCGCTCAGGAGGCTGCAGCGATTCTGACCATGATGGGCCTTGAGAAAGCCAGCGAGGGCCTGCCAGCACGGATGGCGCCGCTGCTCGCTCTCATCGGTGCGCTGCCGGCATCGCTGACCGAGAGGCTGCTGACTGAACTCATCGCGCGGCTAGTCGAACCCACGCCTTAA
- a CDS encoding MFS transporter produces the protein MTTAGSRALTRPTIATYAIGSLGTGGFAALPGLVLVYYLTDTLGIAALAAGILVTLAKVWDVLIDPVIGARSDRSLAHRGTRRRMMLLGAVVLPVLFALTFAVPAGIGPVASGIWVFVAFVAAATAFSLFQVPYIALPAELTSSYDQRTRLLATRVVVLTIAILLFGAGAPEIRDAFADERLGYLVMAVSAAALIGVSLIISSFSAPTGSATTAPSVSLVDTYRVGVAALNRSQPFRALLLTFLLQGLATGVMLAGAQYVATWVLGAGVAILFVSLIGPALIFAPVWAAISRRIGKERAFVWASSLFGIAALSIVLQLWWPGEWIYAPVALAGAGYAGMQALPMSMLPDVISHDARRHRKASAGTFGGVWTAGETTGMALGATVLTIVLAASGYLESVANQEVTQPDSAIAGIIISFSVVPAVIIGGSLLTFARYPLRRHDIEHADTAHADTDPVGGHAPHSTEESK, from the coding sequence ATGACGACCGCAGGATCGAGAGCTCTGACCCGACCCACTATCGCCACTTACGCCATTGGCTCGCTGGGCACGGGAGGTTTCGCTGCCCTGCCCGGCCTCGTGCTGGTCTACTACCTCACCGACACCCTGGGAATTGCGGCGCTCGCGGCAGGAATTCTGGTGACGCTCGCTAAGGTGTGGGACGTTCTGATCGATCCGGTAATCGGCGCCAGAAGTGACCGCAGCCTTGCCCACCGCGGCACACGGCGGCGGATGATGCTGCTGGGTGCCGTGGTGCTACCGGTGCTCTTTGCGCTGACCTTTGCTGTGCCCGCCGGAATTGGCCCGGTCGCTTCGGGAATTTGGGTGTTTGTGGCGTTTGTCGCTGCGGCGACCGCATTCAGCCTGTTTCAGGTTCCCTACATTGCCCTGCCTGCCGAGCTGACGAGCAGCTACGACCAGCGCACACGATTGCTCGCCACCCGCGTTGTTGTGCTGACCATTGCGATCCTGCTGTTTGGGGCTGGTGCACCCGAAATTCGTGATGCCTTTGCGGATGAACGGCTCGGCTACCTCGTGATGGCCGTCTCGGCTGCCGCCCTCATCGGCGTCTCGCTCATCATCTCGTCTTTCTCTGCACCGACCGGCTCTGCGACCACGGCACCCAGTGTCTCCCTCGTTGACACCTATCGGGTGGGAGTTGCCGCGCTCAATCGCAGCCAGCCATTCCGAGCACTACTACTGACTTTCCTGCTGCAGGGACTTGCCACCGGCGTGATGCTTGCCGGAGCCCAATACGTTGCCACCTGGGTGCTCGGTGCCGGCGTCGCAATTCTCTTCGTCTCGCTCATCGGCCCCGCACTGATTTTCGCACCCGTCTGGGCCGCGATCTCCCGCCGCATCGGCAAAGAACGCGCATTCGTGTGGGCCTCATCCCTCTTCGGCATTGCCGCCCTGTCGATCGTGCTGCAACTGTGGTGGCCCGGCGAATGGATTTACGCTCCCGTGGCGCTCGCCGGGGCCGGCTACGCCGGAATGCAGGCCCTCCCCATGTCGATGCTTCCCGACGTGATCTCACACGACGCCCGTCGCCACCGGAAAGCGTCAGCGGGCACCTTCGGGGGAGTGTGGACGGCGGGTGAAACCACCGGCATGGCGCTCGGCGCTACTGTGCTGACTATCGTGCTTGCGGCATCCGGCTACCTCGAATCGGTGGCCAATCAAGAGGTAACCCAGCCCGATTCGGCGATCGCGGGCATCATCATCAGCTTCAGCGTTGTGCCGGCGGTGATTATCGGGGGCTCGCTGCTCACGTTCGCACGCTATCCACTTCGCCGACATGACATCGAGCACGCCGACACCGCGCACGCCGACACCGACCCTGTTGGCGGTCACGCACCACACAGCACTGAGGAGAGCAAGTGA